Within the Eleginops maclovinus isolate JMC-PN-2008 ecotype Puerto Natales chromosome 13, JC_Emac_rtc_rv5, whole genome shotgun sequence genome, the region TACATACTGCCAAATGTCTGCCTCATGCAACTTGTGTTGACTTTGAAATTATGTTCTAAAAACTTcataaaaacattcaacaaaTCACTGGTAAATGTATAGTTTTATatgcaacaaaatacatatgcCTGTAGATGGGTTGATGGTTTATGATACATCAATTCCATGAACGCTTTGTTTCAGCAGCTTTAGCTTAACTCTAGaattattgtgttttaacaattatatcagatttcttttaaaacttcACAGTGTTTGAACTTATCCCTTTGTCATCAGACTTCCACTTCATCAGTTTTCTCATTCAGATCAACTAGTTGAAGAATTggttataaatataatatgaataCTTTATTCATGATGAATGATTTCAAGTTGAATAGAGTAATGTAAGTATTATTATATACGTACATATATACAGgatatatatactgtgtatactgtatgtatacagtGGCGTTTCTATATGTaaaaaactggtggggcacgaacaacttatATATGTTATAGGCTTCCGGTGCTTCTTCAACACGTCAACAAATAGCTGTAAGTTAACCATGGTTCTGAGGCAACAGCTAGCTGGTCTTCACATACAAAGTGAGAgcgaaagagagaaagagtttgagagagagaggaagtgtgtgagaAAATGGGCAACAAATGACTACTCTCCAAAACCCCAAATTATCAACAAGCCATATGTCATATGTCAGGCCATACATTTGTGCACACAACGTAGTGGCGAGGTATTGggcgctatcacaaagcaatactcagcaataacaacaaccagCATGCTTCAGCATGAAAGCACCGTATATAGACTTTTGATAAACAATAGAAAAGCGGCACGGTGGTTACCTCCAGTTTTTCTCCAAGAGTCAGTGTCTCTAATTTGTGCTCCAGTAAATGGTCAACTTCATTCATTTTccgtttttattatttatggctCGTCTCCTGTTCTCAATTACATTTCCCGGGCACTGGCACCATCCAATCAGCTCTGGAATATGAGATGACGTTGTAGTGGGGATGCGAGCACTTTGcccacttgtgttttttttttgttttttttgccacacacactgaacagaaaACTACTCTGAGCATCTGTTTAAGCTGTCACTAATATAAAGGCGTCTCACACATTGCTAAAAATCTACCACAAACTTCCGGacgtttcatttattcatgaaGAGTTGACCTATTGATGTGCTAACACGGCATTATACATAAAGATGTTTTACCTATTGAGCTGCCATGCGATGCAGTTACATAACTTTATGTACGTTAAAATGTTAGTATTCATTACCCTGAAACGTGTGgctaaaaaatattataatgatataaataaaacaaggcattaGTGAGTTCACAACACAACTGTTTTTGAGAAAATACTCGGGACATTAAAATACTAGGGTTTGATTATCATAAGTCCGAATTTCTCAGTTGTTTCACCACCATTTGTCTTTGAACTCGTAGAGTATTTTAACCTCATCAGACTTTTACATAGACTGAATGTATTCATGACCGCGATGCCTTCTTGTGGCCACAACAAGCAACTACCCCACTAGCGTCAAGTCAGAGTTAAACACTCAGTAACAACAACACTTCCGCTACATCCTTCCAAAGTAAAACGTATACCCTTGACGTTACTCTGTGTGCTGTGACCACAGTCTATGGTTGACTGTGGCCACAATTTAAGGTTGCAACAGCTATTCTATTTATATTTAACTATGCATtgtgtagtttttttatttttattagataCATATGGTAAAAGTCGGCCGGAAGCCGCTTTTTATTCCTGTTTTACGTCCGTCGTCAGTGCCTATCCGCTGCAAACTTCCTGTAGACTTTTCTTAAGTTATTTAACTTTTAGAGTTGTCTTTTGCTAGGTCAACACAACCCCATTTTTGTGGTTTGTGCATTTTACTTGAGTCAAAAGTAAGATTAGAGGCAACAAACTGAGGCTAATCTAAGGCTAAAGGAAACAAACCCATCATGGCGGCCGCCACAAGGCTCATATCAAGGTTGACACTGGTCACTGGTATGTTTATAATTTACCATTCATCATTCACTGTGTATTGATGGGTACGCTGATACATGCAGTGTGATTCTCGTTGCAGGATTAGATCGTTTTCGTTTTCTCGTCAGTTCTCTTGGTTTTACTACCCCCAAATGTTTTCTAAGTggaactgtgtgtaaatgtaaactAGCTGAGTAACACTGTGGAAGTTTAAAGTAAATTACTAGGTGTTTCTCTTGACTCACACCTAGTTAGTGAGCCCTTGGGATTAGCTTTTGCATTTTAGCACTGATCCATGACTTTGAGAAAGTATCAACAGCTGGTCCAGGGCTGATTACATTCAGTCATTTCTATATAGAGTAAAAGTATATCTGGCTCTAAATCTTAATcggatatttattttatgaggGATCATATTGTGTGTAAAACTGTTGATGATGGTGAAACATGTGTACACTTGCCCtgagtcttgttttttttaaagtccaacAGTCAAAGAtcatataaaaaacaattaagcagattacattcattcattttcttagTGATTCATAAACTGTAGTCATTTCAGGTTAGTTGTAAAAGCTGAAGCATAATTTGTCAACAACAGACAGCGGAAActattgcttttaaaaataaaaatcaacctCACTAGGAGCGTTTTgggttgattttgtttttagggAGGCCGTGCCATTACCCAAAGAAGCAAATGTCTCCATAAAGGAAGTCCTGGCACACACATTATTCCTCCTTATAGAACACCTTTTGTATAGATTAATAAAACAAGCGACAGATCCaggacagagggtgttgtaTGATGTACATATTGTAAAGACTCATGAGGACAATTTGTGATATCTGCtagaaaagataaataaaactgacTTAGGGGTTGCTCGACTTCCTGTTGCTCTCTTCCCACCCAGGAGGAGGCAGTGGGATTGGGCGGGCGGTGTGTCAGCGCCTCGCCTCTGAGGGCGCTTCCGTGGTGGTCGCAGACATCAGCGAGGATTCTGCCAATGACACCCTGGGGAGCCTGCCGAGTGACCTCAGAGGTCAGGGTCACATGGCGGCTGTAGTGGATGTTTCTTCAAAAGAGAGTGTAAAGAATCTTGTAACAAGAATACAGGTGTGTACATCTGCCAAAAAACAATCAACACACtgtttgtttaattaaagtcaagcTGCAACATGTCTCCATTACATTTCCCCCTCTATCTTTTCTGTTAACAGTCAATGTcctgctctccctctgcagACGCACTACTTTCAGcctccctcagtgtgtgtgaacgcAGCAGGCATCACCCAGGATGACTTCCTGCTCAACATGGACGAGGATCATTTTGACAAAGTCATCCAGGTCAACCTGAAGGTACGCAGCCACGCCTCCTTCGGCCTGTACCGCAAAGCTTATCGTAGAGGTTGGTGAGTAAACTCTAGGTTTTCTTGTATCACGGAGCTCCCTCAAGTTTTAAATACAACTCAACTTTAGAGGTTCAGGTACGAATCTGTCATCAGTTTGACTACTGACCAATCAGATCCCTGGAAAAGTTGAGTCATTATTCCTTCAGGATCATTACAGTAACACAAGTACTCATTTTACAACAAATTTATAACCAATAAAGAGGAATAGATGTTTCTATTGGTTGGTATAGTCTTTTAGATGTTCCAGAGATCCGTTAAGAAACAAACATGATTGATGACACTAAGTATAAGAATGACCtgaattgatttgcattttatttgctttgtgCTTCTTTTATTTCAAGGACTTCCGATAGTGTCAATGCTATCACCGCAGTTTCGAAAACATCAGAcaaccttttaaataaaaacatacttttctgtcttttattgaAAACCGTGTTGTAAATTTAATTAGCTCCCTTCGCTATAAATgctatattttaattttttcagACCGACCTCACTAGGcattcttatatatatatattttaatgtgcatcctatattttaaaagctgatCATACTACATCAATATTCACTCTAGACAGTATTACTATTTGTCACCGATATAGTctaagctttattttattttttaccattatTCAAGAATGTTGgtttctaattaaaaaaaattgttcAGCATTTACTCACCTTGTATGACTTTAAATTGTTGAAGTTTTACTCGCATGGTGAAAGTAAAAAACGTAAGCAGagaacatttttatgaattCAAGTACATTTGTGGCAAATCAGCAAAACTATAGATAATCTAACAATTGAAAGTATGATAAACATTTAGGAATGGTTTAAGTTAAGATGCACGTAGTGAGTTGGAGGCTAAAAGAGTGAGACGTTATTATACTGAATCAGAGTCtgtaattcaatgtttttatacatttttgctttAGTTAAAGTGCAAACTATTTGCTCACATTCATCAAGACTTTCCCTTATAAAAAATGAGCTCACTGTGGAGGCTTgcgagaaaaaacacattttctttaagaaTTGAAGGTAACTCGCAGTGAGGGGctgaaatacaaatgttctttttctgtcaTGTTCCTTTCATCGCTCTCTCAGTGAAGTGAAATCTGTTTTTAGACAGCATAAAAGGTAAAGTTAGCATgaatattaaatgcatttttctccCTGCATCTCTCCCAGGGTTCTTTCTTGGTCATTCAGGCCGTCGCTCAGGCTCTGGTGGCCTGCGGAGCCCCCAAAGGAT harbors:
- the hsd17b8 gene encoding estradiol 17-beta-dehydrogenase 8; this encodes MAAATRLISRLTLVTGGGSGIGRAVCQRLASEGASVVVADISEDSANDTLGSLPSDLRGQGHMAAVVDVSSKESVKNLVTRIQTHYFQPPSVCVNAAGITQDDFLLNMDEDHFDKVIQVNLKGSFLVIQAVAQALVACGAPKGSIVTVGSIVGKVGNIGQGNYAASKAGVEGLTRTAAKELSRFGIRCNCVLPGFISTPMTDKVPEKIISKMKSLVPLGRMGEPAEVADVCAFLASDDSRYITGASVEVTGGLFIG